The following proteins are encoded in a genomic region of Paenibacillus sp. FSL R7-0273:
- a CDS encoding glycoside hydrolase family 1 protein, translated as MATANTGFPDNFLWGGATAANQLEGGFDLDGKGLSTADMIAHVPKAQRKGDHSMEISSERIAEILAGDLSERFPKREGVDFYHRYKEDIALFAEMGFKVFRMSINWARIFPNGDDAEPNEAGLQFYDNVFDELLKYGIEPLVTLSHYETPLGLTLKYNGWASREVIGHYVKYAETVFTRYRNKVKYWLTFNEINVMTMSPYTGGGILSDKVEHKLQTIYQALHHQFVASARVTKLGHEIIPGAQIGCMLARLESYPHTCNPEDVRKSQLESQMNLFFTDVHARGEYPSYMNRYFAENNIVIAREPGDDEIIAAHTVDFISFSYYMTLTVTAGPEGDVTGGNLVGGVKNPYLEASDWGWQIDPVGLRITLNTLYDRYRKPLFIVENGLGAIDRVEADGSIHDTYRIDYLKQHIIQMKEAVKDGVELMGYTAWGPIDLVSMSTSEMSKRYGFIYVDLDDEGKGTLARSKKDSFDWYKQVIESNGEVL; from the coding sequence ATGGCTACAGCAAACACAGGATTCCCGGACAATTTTTTGTGGGGCGGCGCTACGGCAGCCAACCAGCTTGAGGGCGGCTTTGACTTGGACGGCAAAGGCCTGTCCACTGCAGATATGATTGCCCATGTGCCGAAGGCGCAGCGTAAAGGGGATCACTCGATGGAGATTTCCTCGGAGCGTATTGCCGAGATTCTTGCCGGTGACCTTAGCGAGCGTTTTCCTAAGCGTGAAGGTGTGGACTTCTACCACCGCTATAAAGAGGATATTGCCCTGTTTGCCGAAATGGGCTTCAAGGTGTTCCGGATGTCGATCAACTGGGCGCGGATTTTCCCGAACGGGGATGACGCCGAGCCGAACGAAGCAGGCCTGCAGTTCTATGACAATGTGTTCGACGAGCTGCTTAAATACGGTATTGAGCCGCTGGTCACGCTGTCCCATTATGAGACTCCGCTTGGTCTGACCCTGAAATATAACGGCTGGGCCAGCCGTGAAGTCATCGGGCATTATGTAAAATACGCCGAGACCGTGTTCACCCGCTACCGGAACAAGGTGAAATACTGGCTGACCTTTAACGAAATCAACGTGATGACAATGAGCCCTTACACCGGCGGAGGCATCCTGTCCGACAAGGTTGAGCACAAGCTGCAGACCATTTATCAGGCGCTGCACCATCAATTTGTGGCAAGTGCACGGGTGACAAAGCTGGGCCATGAGATTATTCCGGGTGCACAGATCGGCTGCATGCTGGCCCGCCTTGAATCCTACCCGCACACCTGTAACCCTGAGGATGTCCGTAAGAGCCAGCTGGAAAGCCAGATGAACCTGTTCTTTACCGATGTGCATGCCCGCGGTGAATATCCAAGCTACATGAACCGTTATTTTGCCGAAAATAACATCGTAATTGCACGCGAGCCGGGAGACGATGAGATCATTGCCGCCCACACGGTAGATTTCATTTCCTTCAGCTATTACATGACCCTTACTGTTACTGCCGGACCGGAAGGCGATGTGACCGGAGGCAACCTGGTAGGCGGTGTCAAGAACCCTTATCTCGAAGCTTCCGACTGGGGCTGGCAGATCGATCCTGTAGGCCTGCGCATTACACTCAACACCCTGTATGACCGTTACCGGAAGCCGCTCTTTATTGTAGAGAACGGGCTGGGCGCAATCGACCGTGTTGAAGCTGACGGCTCCATTCATGATACTTACCGGATCGACTATCTCAAACAGCACATTATCCAGATGAAAGAAGCAGTTAAGGACGGCGTAGAGCTGATGGGCTACACAGCCTGGGGTCCGATTGACCTGGTGAGCATGTCCACTTCCGAGATGTCCAAGCGTTACGGCTTCATTTATGTCGACCTGGATGATGAAGGAAAGGGTACACTCGCCCGCAGCAAAAAGGATTCCTTTGACTGGTACAAGCAGGTAATTGAATCGAATGGCGAAGTGTTATAA
- a CDS encoding DUF2953 domain-containing protein: MTLWLAVPLALLLLVIVLVLSSSIHFHFRLCRIGKDDRIEFDIKALFGLVKFHYELPKLIYEGIARGVKIKLEESGIAPVRQDADSVEQIDDETLRDWKRKLKEALQATMDLKSWIKSLMSHVIITRFDWSTDFSLGDAAYTATATGALSGLKWGMVGWISRYVRLQRSPRMFVVPVFRDELCFSTEAVCTGKLPVSSVFFAGIQLLWRVIRVKGGLSRWIRLLKNKN, translated from the coding sequence GTGACGTTATGGCTTGCTGTACCCTTAGCCCTGCTGCTGCTTGTAATTGTACTGGTGCTGTCTTCCTCCATTCATTTTCACTTCCGTTTATGCAGAATCGGCAAGGATGACCGCATTGAATTCGATATAAAAGCTTTATTCGGCCTGGTTAAATTCCATTATGAGCTGCCCAAGCTGATCTATGAGGGAATTGCCCGCGGAGTAAAGATAAAGCTCGAGGAGAGCGGAATTGCGCCTGTACGTCAGGATGCTGATTCGGTGGAACAGATTGACGATGAGACGCTGCGGGACTGGAAGAGGAAGCTGAAAGAGGCGCTGCAGGCCACCATGGACCTGAAAAGCTGGATAAAAAGCCTGATGTCCCACGTCATCATTACCCGGTTCGACTGGTCGACGGATTTCTCGCTGGGTGATGCGGCGTACACCGCGACGGCTACCGGAGCGCTGTCCGGGCTGAAATGGGGCATGGTCGGCTGGATCTCGCGTTACGTCCGGCTGCAGCGCAGTCCGCGGATGTTTGTCGTGCCGGTGTTCCGCGATGAGCTGTGCTTTTCTACAGAGGCTGTCTGTACCGGCAAGCTGCCGGTTTCCAGTGTTTTCTTTGCAGGAATCCAGCTGCTGTGGCGTGTTATCCGGGTAAAGGGCGGGCTGTCGCGCTGGATACGTCTGCTTAAGAATAAAAACTGA
- a CDS encoding riboflavin synthase, with translation MFTGLIEEIGVLRGVSSGGEMLVLNIGASLIMSDLKIGDSVAVNGVCLTATSISEHSFTVDVMPQTYRNSNLKELRSGSRMNLERAMAAGGRFGGHIVQGHVDGTGEIRSVKRDQNAVVFEITPDRSALFKYIIPKGSITLDGISLTVVNTSSSAFTVSIIPHTLGETVLAHKRPGDSINIECDVLGKYVDHLLHYKGAGSEDEAGSSSISRDFLAANGFV, from the coding sequence ATGTTCACCGGATTGATCGAGGAGATCGGCGTGCTGCGCGGTGTCAGCAGCGGCGGCGAGATGCTGGTGCTGAATATCGGCGCATCGCTGATTATGAGCGACCTCAAAATCGGCGACAGCGTGGCCGTCAATGGTGTCTGCCTGACGGCAACCTCAATCAGCGAGCATTCTTTTACCGTGGACGTCATGCCGCAGACCTACCGCAACAGTAACCTGAAGGAGCTGCGCAGCGGCAGCCGGATGAATCTGGAGCGGGCGATGGCAGCCGGCGGCCGGTTTGGCGGACACATCGTTCAGGGCCATGTAGATGGTACAGGTGAGATCCGCAGCGTCAAGCGCGACCAGAATGCCGTCGTGTTCGAGATTACGCCGGACCGCAGCGCTTTGTTCAAATACATTATCCCCAAAGGCTCCATTACCCTTGACGGCATCAGTCTTACTGTGGTGAATACGTCATCCTCGGCTTTCACCGTGTCCATTATCCCCCATACACTCGGTGAAACGGTGCTTGCCCATAAGCGGCCGGGAGACAGCATCAACATCGAGTGCGATGTGCTCGGGAAATATGTCGATCATCTCCTGCATTACAAGGGCGCAGGCAGTGAGGACGAAGCGGGCAGCTCAAGCATAAGCCGTGATTTTCTGGCGGCAAACGGATTTGTATAA
- a CDS encoding nucleoside recognition domain-containing protein: MINGIWLGMIVIGFVFAAVNGRMDAFTAAVFDGAKNGVTVSFGLISVLVFWMGMMRVAEDAGLLRKIARLLGPVVGFLFPDVPKGHPAIGYILSNMSANLLGLGNAATPMGIKAMQELQTLNPDKTTATPAMCTLLALNTASITLIPATLIAIRLNYGSADPAGIVGTTLAATAVATLAAVGADRLMRRLSLLRRPPKPPAVRPGDHTAGGSAVPHTSMKG; this comes from the coding sequence ATGATTAATGGAATCTGGCTGGGGATGATTGTGATCGGCTTTGTATTTGCCGCCGTGAACGGCCGGATGGATGCTTTTACAGCGGCAGTTTTTGACGGCGCCAAGAACGGGGTTACCGTAAGCTTTGGACTGATCAGCGTACTTGTATTCTGGATGGGAATGATGCGGGTGGCCGAGGATGCCGGCCTCCTGCGCAAAATAGCCCGGCTGCTAGGGCCGGTGGTAGGCTTTCTGTTCCCGGATGTGCCCAAGGGCCATCCGGCAATCGGCTATATTCTGTCCAACATGAGCGCCAATCTGCTTGGCCTGGGCAATGCGGCAACACCAATGGGTATCAAGGCGATGCAGGAGCTGCAGACGCTGAATCCTGACAAGACTACGGCGACCCCGGCCATGTGCACCTTGCTTGCGCTGAATACAGCCAGCATTACGCTTATTCCGGCCACGCTGATCGCGATCCGGCTCAATTACGGCTCTGCCGATCCGGCCGGGATTGTCGGCACAACGCTGGCGGCAACCGCCGTAGCGACACTGGCTGCGGTTGGCGCGGACAGGCTGATGCGCAGGCTGTCCCTGCTGCGCCGGCCGCCGAAGCCGCCGGCCGTAAGGCCCGGGGATCACACCGCCGGAGGATCAGCCGTCCCGCATACCTCGATGAAAGGGTGA
- the ribH gene encoding 6,7-dimethyl-8-ribityllumazine synthase codes for MPNYFEGHLVSEGLRYGVVVGRFNEFITSKLLSGALDAFKRHGVADDEVDVAWVPGVFEIPLICQKMAESGKYDAVIALGTVIRGSTTHYDYVCNEVAKGVAAINLKTGVPTIFGVVTTENIEQAIERSGTKAGNKGWDAATSAIEMANLNKLFK; via the coding sequence ATGCCGAATTATTTTGAAGGACATTTAGTCTCCGAGGGATTGCGTTATGGTGTTGTTGTAGGACGTTTTAATGAATTTATTACAAGCAAGCTGCTGTCCGGCGCACTGGATGCCTTTAAGCGCCATGGGGTTGCCGATGATGAGGTAGATGTGGCCTGGGTGCCGGGCGTATTCGAAATTCCGCTCATCTGCCAGAAGATGGCCGAAAGCGGCAAGTACGATGCAGTAATTGCACTCGGTACGGTTATCCGCGGATCAACAACACATTATGATTATGTCTGCAACGAGGTTGCCAAAGGAGTAGCGGCCATCAACCTCAAGACTGGTGTTCCGACGATCTTCGGTGTGGTAACTACCGAGAATATCGAGCAGGCAATTGAGCGCTCCGGAACCAAAGCAGGCAACAAAGGCTGGGATGCAGCTACCTCCGCAATTGAAATGGCTAACCTGAACAAGCTGTTTAAATAA
- a CDS encoding spore maturation protein: MLHLISIISAWAIPVMITFIPLYAFTRKVPVYESFVEGAKDGFGTAIAIIPHLVGMLVAISVFRASGALDFLMGFIAPALEGLGVPPEVLPLGLLRPLTGTGSLAYTTDLIRVHGPDSLIGMIASTIQGSTDTTLYVLTVYFGAVGIRNGRYALKVGLFSDIVGFIAAIAVCLLVFG; this comes from the coding sequence TTGTTACACCTAATCAGCATCATCTCTGCCTGGGCGATCCCGGTCATGATCACCTTTATCCCGCTGTATGCTTTTACACGCAAGGTTCCGGTATATGAATCCTTTGTAGAAGGGGCTAAAGACGGCTTCGGGACTGCAATTGCCATTATTCCGCATCTGGTCGGCATGCTTGTGGCCATCAGCGTGTTCCGGGCCTCCGGGGCGCTGGATTTCCTGATGGGCTTTATTGCTCCCGCACTGGAAGGGCTCGGTGTGCCGCCTGAGGTGCTGCCGCTCGGCCTGCTGCGTCCGCTGACCGGCACCGGCTCGCTGGCCTATACAACTGATCTGATACGCGTTCATGGTCCGGACTCCCTGATCGGCATGATTGCCTCCACCATTCAGGGAAGCACCGACACAACCTTGTATGTGCTGACTGTCTATTTCGGCGCAGTAGGCATCCGTAACGGCCGTTATGCGCTTAAGGTCGGCCTGTTCTCTGACATTGTCGGCTTCATCGCCGCCATTGCTGTATGTCTGCTGGTTTTCGGATAG
- a CDS encoding bifunctional 3,4-dihydroxy-2-butanone-4-phosphate synthase/GTP cyclohydrolase II has protein sequence MSEHNKQDSVLDPIEDAIYDLMRGKVVIVVDDEDRENEGDFVALAERATPEVINFMITEGRGLVCVPITAERAEELDLQPMVTHNTDNHGTAFTVSVDHASTTTGISAGERSQTIKALMDPAAKPSDFRRPGHMFPLIAKKGGVLRRSGHTEAAVDLARMCGSYPAGVICEVVKVDGTMARLPDLVEIAKKHDLKLISIQDLIHYRNEKEQLVTREVSVNLPTDFGTFQTIAYTNEVDDKEHVALVKGDISGDEPVLVRVHSECLTGDVFHSHRCDCGPQFEAALRQIEDAGRGVLLYMRQEGRGIGLINKLRAYKLQEEGLDTVDANLKLGFPADLRDYGIGAQILKDLGVRQIKLLTNNPRKIKGLEGYGLEVVERVPIQMPENKDNTGYLHTKQAKLGHLLSFDNIEQNEDSKA, from the coding sequence ATGAGCGAACACAACAAGCAGGACAGTGTACTGGACCCGATTGAAGATGCCATATATGATCTGATGCGCGGCAAGGTGGTTATTGTGGTTGATGACGAGGACCGTGAGAACGAAGGGGATTTTGTTGCCCTGGCTGAACGGGCTACACCGGAGGTTATTAACTTCATGATTACCGAAGGACGCGGTCTGGTCTGTGTACCAATCACGGCCGAGCGCGCAGAGGAGCTGGATCTTCAGCCGATGGTTACCCACAACACCGATAACCACGGCACAGCCTTTACCGTTTCGGTTGACCATGCCAGCACGACTACCGGTATTTCCGCCGGCGAGCGCTCCCAGACCATCAAGGCCTTAATGGATCCGGCTGCGAAGCCGTCCGATTTCCGCAGACCGGGCCATATGTTCCCGCTGATCGCCAAAAAGGGCGGCGTGCTGCGCCGCTCCGGCCACACCGAGGCTGCTGTCGATCTGGCCCGCATGTGCGGCTCTTATCCGGCCGGCGTCATCTGCGAGGTGGTCAAGGTTGACGGCACGATGGCCCGGCTGCCTGATCTTGTGGAGATAGCGAAGAAGCATGATCTTAAGCTGATCAGCATTCAGGATCTGATTCATTACCGCAACGAGAAGGAGCAGCTGGTCACCCGTGAGGTATCGGTGAATCTGCCGACCGATTTCGGCACCTTCCAGACTATTGCTTACACTAATGAAGTGGATGACAAGGAGCATGTCGCGCTGGTTAAGGGCGATATTTCCGGCGACGAGCCGGTGCTCGTGCGCGTTCACTCCGAATGTCTCACCGGTGATGTGTTCCATTCCCACCGCTGCGATTGTGGCCCGCAGTTTGAAGCGGCGCTGCGCCAGATCGAAGACGCCGGCCGGGGCGTGCTGCTCTATATGCGCCAGGAGGGCAGAGGCATCGGCCTGATCAACAAGCTGCGGGCTTACAAGCTGCAGGAGGAAGGGCTGGATACAGTTGATGCCAACCTCAAGCTCGGGTTCCCGGCGGACCTGCGGGACTATGGCATCGGGGCGCAGATTTTGAAGGACCTCGGCGTCCGCCAGATCAAGCTGCTGACCAACAACCCGCGCAAGATCAAGGGACTCGAGGGCTATGGCCTTGAGGTTGTAGAGCGTGTCCCAATCCAGATGCCGGAGAACAAGGATAACACCGGTTATCTTCATACCAAGCAGGCCAAGCTCGGCCATCTGCTGTCTTTTGACAACATTGAACAGAATGAGGATTCAAAGGCTTAG
- the scpB gene encoding SMC-Scp complex subunit ScpB translates to MDYKTLKSIIEGLLFLSGDEGLSVRQIAEITEQRPDLAGRALEELKDDYVAQERGLQVVQIAGNYRLATLSDHAPYFERLAYSPARSSLSQAALETLAIVAYRQPITRVEIEEIRGVKSERAIHTLNNKDLIHEVGRAEAVGRPILYGTTKSFLDSFGLASLKELPEPSSLDSADNLEEETQLLFNKLDSQMSFDDVGQ, encoded by the coding sequence GTGGACTACAAAACGCTGAAATCAATTATTGAGGGTCTGCTGTTCCTGTCCGGGGATGAGGGGTTGTCTGTCCGGCAAATTGCCGAGATTACCGAACAGCGTCCGGATTTAGCCGGCCGGGCGCTTGAGGAGCTCAAGGATGATTACGTGGCTCAGGAGCGCGGCCTGCAGGTAGTGCAGATTGCCGGTAACTACCGGCTGGCTACATTATCTGACCATGCACCCTATTTCGAGCGGCTGGCCTATTCGCCGGCCAGATCCTCTTTGTCCCAGGCAGCGCTTGAGACACTGGCCATTGTGGCATACCGCCAGCCGATTACCCGGGTTGAGATTGAGGAGATCCGCGGTGTGAAATCTGAGCGGGCGATTCATACGCTGAACAACAAGGATCTGATTCACGAGGTTGGACGTGCGGAAGCGGTGGGACGCCCTATTCTGTACGGGACTACCAAATCCTTTCTGGACAGCTTCGGGCTTGCCAGCCTGAAGGAGCTGCCGGAGCCGTCCAGCCTGGATTCAGCAGACAATCTGGAGGAGGAAACCCAGCTTCTGTTCAATAAGCTGGACAGCCAGATGTCGTTCGATGATGTAGGGCAATAA
- a CDS encoding D-alanyl-D-alanine carboxypeptidase family protein, with translation MKPLKMITGKPLLLLIMGLLLAVIAPAYPVHAENASISTHARAAALIDVESGRLLYSSRGDEPMLIASLTKIMTAIVAIENGDLTSEVKVGKNAFAKEGSSLYLKLGEEMLLEDMLYGLMLRSGNDAATAIAEHVGGSEQGFVHLMNAKAEELGLKNTHFANPHGLDAEGHYSSANDMAVLTAYAMHNPAFKEIVKTQEKTADNPYEKWDYKWANKNKMLRLYEGADGVKTGYTKKAMRCLVSSATRGGQQLVAVTLNDGNDWNDHAALLNFGFNHYPLKTLIERGEGISGYSFLTSRKFAYPLGQGEEARITTKLVLNEEPAAAGGTTARTSDFGLRGAVVLQLGGKEIGRVPVYEPDRLPPEKSLYMKRYSPAGTAEYPADNWLQALGSALRALLQMGR, from the coding sequence ATGAAACCACTAAAAATGATCACAGGAAAGCCTTTGCTGCTTCTGATAATGGGCCTGCTGCTGGCTGTTATAGCCCCGGCTTATCCCGTGCATGCGGAGAATGCCTCTATCTCAACCCATGCCAGGGCTGCAGCGCTGATTGATGTCGAATCGGGAAGGCTCCTCTACAGCAGCCGGGGGGATGAGCCGATGCTGATCGCCAGCCTGACCAAAATCATGACGGCAATCGTGGCGATAGAGAACGGGGACCTGACTTCCGAAGTGAAGGTGGGCAAAAATGCTTTTGCCAAGGAGGGCTCCTCACTGTACCTGAAGCTGGGCGAGGAGATGCTGCTGGAGGATATGCTCTACGGCCTGATGCTGCGCTCAGGAAATGATGCGGCCACGGCAATCGCCGAGCATGTGGGGGGATCGGAGCAAGGGTTTGTCCATCTGATGAATGCCAAGGCGGAGGAGCTGGGGCTGAAGAACACCCATTTTGCCAATCCGCACGGTCTGGATGCAGAAGGTCATTATTCCAGTGCCAATGATATGGCCGTGCTGACCGCTTACGCCATGCATAATCCCGCTTTTAAGGAAATTGTGAAGACACAGGAGAAAACAGCTGACAATCCGTATGAGAAATGGGACTACAAGTGGGCTAACAAAAATAAAATGCTGCGCCTGTATGAAGGTGCGGACGGGGTTAAGACCGGATATACCAAAAAAGCGATGCGTTGTCTCGTTAGCTCCGCTACGCGCGGCGGCCAGCAGCTGGTTGCTGTTACGCTGAATGACGGCAACGACTGGAATGATCATGCTGCACTGCTGAACTTCGGCTTCAACCATTATCCGCTTAAAACCCTGATTGAACGCGGAGAGGGCATCAGCGGCTACAGCTTCCTGACCTCCCGCAAGTTCGCTTACCCGCTCGGCCAGGGTGAGGAAGCCAGAATTACAACAAAGCTGGTCTTAAATGAGGAGCCGGCTGCCGCCGGCGGGACAACAGCCCGTACCAGCGACTTCGGACTCAGAGGAGCCGTTGTACTCCAGCTTGGCGGGAAGGAAATCGGCCGTGTGCCGGTGTATGAGCCGGACCGGCTCCCGCCGGAGAAATCTCTTTACATGAAGCGCTACAGTCCGGCCGGAACAGCTGAATATCCGGCAGATAACTGGCTGCAGGCGCTCGGGAGCGCTTTACGGGCGCTGCTGCAGATGGGAAGGTAG
- the licT gene encoding BglG family transcription antiterminator LicT codes for MKIEKVLNNNVVTVLDASQNELVIMGRGIAFKKHTGDLIDEDKIEKVFSLDNKEVSQKLMTLLSDIPIEYVECSDEVIRYAETVLGEKLHDSVYISLTDHIHFAIDRHRQGLQLKNALLWEIKRMYRKEFSIGLKALQIIEDRLGVLLPEDECAFIAMHLVNAQLNGEMRETVSITNIVKDISNIVRRSFLIELDEESLSYYRFLTHLKFFAQRVVQGSPVDDRDRDHTLHDLVRVQYPEAYACAEKIADYTRKIYKRNLSKEEILYMTIHIERIVRNEDTTE; via the coding sequence ATGAAAATTGAGAAGGTGCTCAACAATAATGTCGTGACCGTGCTTGATGCCAGCCAGAATGAGCTGGTCATCATGGGCCGGGGAATTGCCTTCAAGAAGCATACCGGTGATCTTATTGATGAGGACAAGATTGAAAAGGTATTCTCACTGGATAACAAAGAAGTCTCACAAAAGCTTATGACGCTGCTGTCGGACATTCCGATTGAATATGTTGAATGCTCCGATGAAGTGATCCGCTATGCGGAGACGGTGCTGGGCGAGAAGCTGCACGACAGTGTGTACATCTCGCTTACGGACCATATCCATTTCGCCATCGACCGGCACCGTCAGGGGCTTCAGCTCAAGAATGCGCTGCTGTGGGAGATCAAGAGGATGTACCGCAAGGAATTCTCAATCGGCCTCAAGGCTCTGCAAATTATTGAGGACCGGCTCGGCGTATTGCTGCCGGAAGACGAGTGCGCTTTCATTGCAATGCATCTGGTCAACGCCCAGCTGAACGGGGAAATGCGTGAAACGGTCAGCATCACGAATATCGTGAAGGACATCTCGAATATCGTGAGACGCAGCTTTTTGATTGAGCTCGACGAGGAATCGCTCAGCTATTACCGCTTTCTGACGCATCTGAAGTTCTTTGCGCAGCGGGTGGTTCAGGGCTCACCGGTTGACGACCGGGACAGGGATCATACACTGCATGATCTGGTCCGCGTCCAATACCCGGAAGCCTACGCCTGCGCAGAGAAGATTGCGGATTACACCCGCAAAATTTACAAGCGGAATTTATCCAAGGAAGAAATTTTGTACATGACGATTCACATTGAGCGGATTGTCCGGAACGAAGATACAACCGAATAA
- a CDS encoding segregation and condensation protein A, with translation MTVLYKLETFEGPLDLLLHLIDKAEIDIQDIPVSEITEQYMAYLQSMQELELDITSEFLVMAATLLSIKSKLLLPKPPVIEIEDFEYYEDDGYDPRAELVERLIEYRKIKSIAVQLMDMESERSLIFTKEPEDLGPFVPVNLDNTLKGLHTSDLIAAFRKALSKAARRTSYQRITRDEISVKDRIRDVSEALMRRGMGGRLRFSALLHESMDRHEIVTTFLAILELMKMKAIFCYQEKLFDDIVMEWRGGEDFSGLQNAEINY, from the coding sequence GTGACTGTATTGTACAAGCTGGAGACGTTCGAAGGTCCGCTCGATCTGCTCTTGCATTTAATCGACAAGGCGGAAATCGACATCCAGGACATTCCGGTCAGCGAGATTACCGAGCAGTATATGGCATACCTGCAGAGCATGCAGGAGCTTGAGCTGGATATTACCAGCGAGTTTCTTGTCATGGCGGCCACACTGCTGTCGATCAAGAGCAAGCTGCTGCTGCCGAAGCCGCCGGTGATTGAGATCGAAGATTTCGAATACTACGAGGACGATGGCTATGATCCGCGGGCCGAGCTGGTGGAGCGGCTGATCGAATACCGCAAAATCAAGAGTATTGCCGTACAGCTCATGGATATGGAGAGCGAGCGCAGCCTGATTTTCACCAAAGAACCCGAGGACCTCGGTCCGTTTGTGCCGGTGAATCTGGATAATACGCTTAAAGGGCTGCACACCTCTGACCTGATTGCCGCTTTCCGTAAAGCGCTCAGCAAGGCGGCTAGAAGAACCTCCTACCAGCGGATTACCCGTGATGAAATCTCGGTCAAGGACCGGATCCGTGATGTGTCGGAGGCGCTGATGCGCAGAGGCATGGGCGGCAGGCTGCGGTTCTCTGCGCTTTTGCATGAGAGTATGGACCGGCATGAGATTGTTACCACCTTCCTGGCCATTCTGGAGCTGATGAAGATGAAGGCGATTTTTTGCTATCAGGAAAAATTATTTGATGACATTGTCATGGAGTGGAGAGGAGGAGAGGACTTCAGTGGACTACAAAACGCTGAAATCAATTATTGA
- the ytfJ gene encoding GerW family sporulation protein, giving the protein MSDHPIQGLMQTAMENIKGMVDVNTIVGDPVETPDGSVILPISKVAFGFAAGGSDFRVEDDAPGINGSGSGVKMLPFGGGSGGGVSIRPIAFLVVGREGVHIVPLDNQTHLFEKIIDAAPNLIDKIQNMIQSGTPVGAEIVGAPGTKTTTVKTESVHSNPSAH; this is encoded by the coding sequence ATGAGCGACCATCCGATTCAAGGTCTGATGCAGACGGCGATGGAAAATATCAAAGGCATGGTGGATGTTAATACGATTGTCGGGGATCCGGTCGAAACCCCGGACGGCAGTGTAATTCTGCCGATCAGTAAAGTGGCCTTCGGGTTTGCTGCAGGGGGCAGTGACTTCCGGGTGGAGGATGACGCTCCCGGCATCAACGGAAGCGGGAGCGGAGTCAAAATGCTCCCATTCGGAGGAGGCAGCGGGGGAGGGGTATCCATTCGTCCGATTGCGTTTCTGGTAGTCGGCAGGGAAGGGGTACATATTGTGCCGCTGGATAATCAGACCCATCTGTTTGAAAAAATCATTGATGCCGCGCCGAATCTGATCGACAAAATCCAGAACATGATCCAATCCGGTACACCGGTAGGTGCCGAGATTGTCGGCGCTCCGGGTACAAAAACGACAACGGTAAAAACAGAAAGCGTGCATTCCAATCCATCAGCCCATTAA